Proteins from one Gemmatimonadota bacterium genomic window:
- a CDS encoding alpha-glucosidase/alpha-galactosidase: MANKVTIFGAGSVVFSLGLVKDLCLTKELNGSHVCFMDINEEVLDVIYELGRRYAEDLSADMTFEKTTDREAALKDADFVINTATVTHNEYFMQRRRKMTAKLGYFYDKTGMPEYYNLQLMLDVARDMEKLCPDAWILLAGNPVFDGTTLMTRETEIKVCGLCHGHYGYAGVARTLGLDPDEVTWQAPGLNHNIWMTDFIYENEDMYPELDRWIAEESEAYWERSAREGKSIPTQMSRASIHQYKMYGLMPIGDTPRRGGWWYHTDLDARKYWYDPNGGKDTPAGRDAVLAGKAEKYEQMKAAAYDEKIRPIDLFGDQMTHEQHIPIMNGLVNNVEGQFQVNVPNHGVLPGIPDDVAVEVPAIVNKKGIQPLRVPPLPKKIMLECIYPDWLNMERTLEAVLSGDKSMMLFGVLESKETKSYQHGLEVLDALFDIEPNEPMKYVEDINTHFDWPKNWA; the protein is encoded by the coding sequence ATGGCAAATAAGGTGACGATTTTTGGTGCGGGTAGTGTGGTGTTTTCACTCGGTCTGGTGAAGGATTTGTGTCTGACAAAGGAATTGAATGGCAGCCACGTTTGTTTTATGGATATCAATGAGGAAGTGCTCGATGTGATTTACGAACTCGGGCGGCGGTATGCCGAAGATTTGAGCGCGGATATGACGTTTGAGAAAACGACTGATAGAGAGGCCGCGTTGAAGGATGCCGATTTTGTGATCAATACGGCAACGGTGACGCACAATGAGTATTTTATGCAGCGGCGGCGCAAGATGACGGCGAAGCTCGGTTATTTTTACGATAAGACCGGGATGCCCGAGTATTACAATTTGCAACTGATGCTGGATGTGGCGAGAGATATGGAGAAGTTGTGTCCCGATGCGTGGATTTTGCTGGCGGGTAATCCGGTATTTGACGGAACGACATTGATGACGCGGGAGACGGAGATCAAGGTGTGCGGGTTGTGTCACGGGCATTACGGGTACGCGGGTGTAGCGCGTACGTTGGGATTGGATCCGGATGAGGTGACGTGGCAGGCACCGGGACTGAATCACAATATTTGGATGACGGATTTTATCTATGAAAATGAGGATATGTATCCAGAGCTGGATCGATGGATTGCGGAGGAGAGCGAGGCGTATTGGGAGCGGTCGGCCCGAGAGGGCAAGTCTATTCCCACGCAGATGTCGCGCGCGTCGATTCATCAATACAAGATGTATGGTTTGATGCCTATTGGCGATACGCCCCGCCGGGGCGGTTGGTGGTATCACACGGATCTGGATGCGCGGAAATACTGGTACGACCCCAATGGCGGTAAAGACACGCCAGCGGGACGCGATGCAGTGCTGGCGGGCAAGGCAGAAAAATACGAGCAGATGAAGGCGGCGGCTTATGATGAGAAAATTCGGCCGATTGATTTGTTTGGCGATCAGATGACGCACGAGCAGCATATTCCGATTATGAATGGGCTGGTGAATAATGTGGAAGGTCAGTTTCAGGTGAATGTGCCCAATCACGGTGTACTGCCGGGTATTCCCGACGATGTAGCGGTGGAAGTGCCCGCGATTGTGAATAAGAAGGGCATTCAGCCTTTGCGCGTGCCGCCGTTGCCAAAGAAAATTATGCTGGAGTGCATTTATCCCGATTGGCTCAATATGGAGCGCACGCTCGAAGCGGTTTTGTCGGGCGATAAGTCGATGATGCTATTTGGCGTGCTCGAAAGTAAGGAGACAAAGTCATACCAGCACGGGTTGGAGGTGCTGGATGCACTGTTTGATATCGAACCCAATGAGCCGATGAAATACGTGGAAGATATCAACACGCATTTTGACTGGCCGAAGAATTGGGCGTAG
- a CDS encoding outer membrane beta-barrel protein, with the protein MNRYLKLKMWLLALLVAVPVSAQEARYGAGVFFNRSVPVLGFHDRYSASQVYGAVLDYQVSSRATMEFEYHHLTMDDGKIEGLAFTWPIDKQKYLSPDANSRFNLNSFLINALAYLNTRKSGSDLQLLPYIAVGAGFYDYQDRITGLIYPGQKEEPLNADLMLDDREDEHTALGANVGLGMTVVQGRFGLDIRGRYHMILGDLRPMEAWNLPGVFPLAMFDFRTAFKLYW; encoded by the coding sequence ATGAATAGATATTTGAAGTTGAAGATGTGGCTACTGGCATTGTTGGTCGCGGTGCCGGTTTCTGCCCAGGAGGCTCGATACGGCGCTGGCGTGTTTTTTAACCGCAGCGTGCCCGTGCTGGGGTTTCACGATCGGTATTCGGCTTCTCAGGTATATGGTGCGGTGCTGGATTATCAGGTCAGTTCGCGCGCTACAATGGAGTTTGAATACCATCATCTGACAATGGATGACGGAAAGATCGAAGGTCTGGCGTTTACATGGCCTATTGATAAGCAAAAATATTTGAGTCCCGATGCGAATTCTCGGTTTAATCTCAACAGCTTTTTGATCAATGCTCTGGCGTATCTCAATACCCGAAAGTCCGGCAGTGATTTGCAGCTTTTGCCATATATCGCTGTGGGGGCGGGGTTCTACGATTATCAGGATCGGATTACTGGTCTGATTTATCCGGGACAAAAAGAGGAGCCTTTGAATGCGGATCTGATGCTGGATGACCGAGAAGATGAACATACGGCTCTGGGGGCGAATGTGGGGTTGGGCATGACGGTGGTGCAGGGGCGATTCGGGCTGGATATCCGCGGGCGCTATCACATGATTTTGGGTGATTTGCGTCCTATGGAGGCGTGGAATCTGCCCGGGGTATTTCCCCTTGCAATGTTCGATTTCAGGACGGCGTTCAAATTGTACTGGTAG
- a CDS encoding sugar phosphate isomerase/epimerase — protein sequence MKYGIRDNMLKAPLEAVFSVAKDIGFDGVEFCVGRDYGENILWEDGGAEKLKGLADAAGVEISSLSPGVFSQFHPALPEAEKCAEGVEILTHVIGSCAAVDTRHILVPMFPRDMDEWPDSTWDQLVDGFKALGEVAEEHSVILDLETTFSADQLVMILDRVGSPAVKVYHDTGNTMTRGQDPAEEILKLGSEGVGMIHAKDTDRQALGDGRVDFDSVDAAMREIGYDGYIVLETPSGDDPNADHTKNLAFIKKLGV from the coding sequence GTGAAATACGGTATTCGAGATAATATGTTAAAAGCACCGCTGGAAGCGGTATTTTCAGTGGCGAAGGATATTGGTTTTGATGGGGTGGAGTTTTGTGTTGGGCGAGACTATGGGGAGAATATTTTGTGGGAGGATGGTGGGGCAGAGAAGCTGAAGGGGTTGGCAGATGCGGCGGGTGTTGAGATTTCTTCACTGTCGCCAGGGGTGTTTTCACAATTTCATCCCGCTTTGCCAGAAGCTGAAAAGTGTGCCGAGGGTGTCGAGATTTTGACGCATGTGATTGGGTCTTGTGCAGCGGTTGATACGCGGCATATTCTGGTGCCGATGTTTCCGAGAGATATGGATGAGTGGCCGGATTCGACATGGGATCAACTGGTGGATGGGTTTAAAGCGCTGGGGGAGGTTGCGGAAGAACACAGCGTGATTTTGGACCTGGAGACGACGTTTAGCGCAGATCAACTGGTGATGATTTTGGATCGCGTAGGGTCTCCTGCGGTGAAGGTCTATCACGATACGGGCAATACGATGACGCGCGGACAGGATCCGGCTGAGGAAATTTTGAAGCTGGGAAGTGAGGGTGTCGGGATGATTCACGCCAAGGATACGGACCGACAGGCGCTGGGAGACGGGCGCGTGGATTTTGATTCGGTGGATGCGGCGATGCGCGAGATCGGTTACGATGGGTACATTGTTCTGGAGACGCCTTCGGGCGACGATCCAAATGCCGATCACACGAAGAATCTGGCGTTTATCAAGAAGTTAGGGGTTTGA
- a CDS encoding aminotransferase class I/II-fold pyridoxal phosphate-dependent enzyme: MVEAVEQVHWYNDPEGYELRSALAMRHGVAREEVVLGAGIDELLGLLVRLFAEPGDAVVTSLGAYPTFNYHVEGHGAVLHKVPYRTDREDLPALSDKARKVRPKLIYVANPDNPMGTYQRADELRDFIAVLPPDCVLLLDEAYIDFAPEDALLPLEVERAQVVRLRTFSKAHGMAGARVGYALAHRDVVAALDKVRNHFGVNRIAQAGALASLGDDAFVRSVVRQVEEGRREYAVLAAELGLQTVPSATNFVALDVGSGERARRLVQMLLQHGVFVRMPGVAPLDRCIRVTVGPSAERQAFAKVLCAVLPQLDIGDEIFC, from the coding sequence ATGGTAGAGGCGGTGGAGCAAGTGCATTGGTACAACGATCCAGAGGGATACGAGCTACGCTCGGCGTTGGCGATGCGGCACGGGGTGGCGCGGGAAGAGGTCGTTTTGGGTGCGGGGATTGACGAGCTGTTGGGGCTTTTGGTGCGCCTTTTTGCCGAGCCGGGCGACGCGGTGGTGACGTCGCTGGGGGCCTATCCCACGTTTAACTACCACGTCGAGGGGCACGGGGCGGTGTTGCACAAGGTGCCCTATCGCACGGATCGAGAGGACTTGCCGGCCCTGTCGGACAAGGCGCGGAAAGTGCGCCCCAAGCTGATCTATGTGGCCAATCCCGACAACCCCATGGGCACCTATCAGCGAGCCGACGAGTTGCGGGATTTTATCGCGGTGTTGCCGCCGGATTGTGTCTTGCTGCTCGACGAGGCGTATATCGACTTCGCGCCGGAGGATGCCCTGTTGCCGCTGGAAGTGGAACGGGCACAGGTGGTGCGGTTGCGGACGTTTTCCAAGGCGCACGGCATGGCTGGGGCCAGGGTCGGCTACGCGCTGGCACACCGCGATGTGGTGGCCGCGCTCGACAAGGTGCGCAATCACTTTGGCGTCAATCGCATCGCCCAGGCCGGGGCACTTGCTTCGCTGGGCGACGATGCGTTCGTGCGTTCGGTGGTGCGGCAAGTAGAGGAAGGCCGACGGGAATACGCGGTGCTGGCGGCGGAATTGGGGCTGCAAACGGTGCCTTCGGCGACTAATTTTGTGGCCCTCGACGTGGGTAGTGGCGAGCGAGCGCGGCGGCTGGTGCAGATGCTTTTGCAGCACGGGGTCTTCGTGCGGATGCCGGGCGTGGCTCCGCTCGACCGCTGCATTCGCGTGACCGTGGGGCCATCCGCCGAGCGGCAAGCCTTTGCGAAGGTGTTGTGTGCGGTGTTGCCGCAATTAGATATTGGAGACGAAATCTTCTGTTGA
- a CDS encoding sulfatase yields MNRRPNFVVIFLDDSGWADFRPFGETAYPTPNVEKLAAGGCCYHQFYVPQAVCSASRASLLTGCYPGRHKLYGAIPPRARGLDPSFATIAEVLKPVGYATGVFGKWHIGDHDDTRPPARGFDESSGLMYSNDMWKYHPQSRHFDTMELQFWKNGEIVIDDVSPEQQKMLTTWYTEHAVDFIGRHADEPFFLYVPHNMPHVPLFCSDKFDGKSGEGLYADVMMEIDWSVGEIVNALEKAGVADDTVVVFTSDNGPWISYGNHAGKTPYREAKGTGFDGGTRSACVMHYPNGIPAGEISHQAFCSVDFLPTFAKLAGADLPDYTIDGVDVWDIVTCQPGATNSHVYYPVSTGRTFDGVVSGDGKWKLHLPHDYRTLVEAGNDGAPGEYKTAHIELSLFDMENDPYETTNVIDEYPDVAQELKALAEKHRDMWWVERN; encoded by the coding sequence TTGAACCGAAGACCAAATTTTGTGGTGATTTTTTTAGATGATTCCGGATGGGCGGATTTTCGGCCATTTGGAGAGACGGCGTATCCGACGCCCAATGTGGAGAAATTGGCTGCAGGCGGGTGTTGTTATCACCAGTTTTACGTGCCTCAGGCGGTTTGTTCGGCGTCGCGAGCGTCATTGTTGACGGGGTGTTATCCGGGCAGGCATAAGCTTTATGGCGCAATTCCGCCCCGGGCGCGGGGTTTGGATCCGAGTTTTGCCACGATTGCCGAGGTGCTCAAGCCTGTGGGGTATGCAACAGGGGTGTTTGGCAAGTGGCATATTGGCGATCACGACGATACGCGTCCGCCCGCTCGGGGGTTTGACGAGTCGTCGGGTTTGATGTATTCCAACGATATGTGGAAGTACCATCCGCAGAGCAGGCATTTTGATACTATGGAATTGCAGTTCTGGAAAAATGGCGAGATCGTTATTGACGATGTGTCGCCAGAGCAGCAAAAGATGCTGACGACGTGGTACACAGAGCATGCGGTCGATTTTATCGGGCGTCATGCCGATGAGCCGTTTTTCCTGTATGTGCCCCACAATATGCCGCATGTGCCGCTGTTTTGCAGCGATAAGTTCGATGGAAAATCGGGGGAAGGTTTGTATGCCGATGTGATGATGGAGATCGATTGGTCGGTGGGTGAGATCGTGAATGCGCTTGAAAAAGCGGGTGTGGCGGATGATACGGTTGTGGTTTTTACGTCGGATAATGGTCCCTGGATTTCTTATGGCAATCACGCAGGGAAGACGCCTTATCGCGAGGCAAAGGGGACGGGTTTTGATGGGGGTACGCGCTCGGCGTGTGTGATGCATTATCCCAATGGCATTCCCGCGGGTGAGATATCGCATCAGGCATTTTGTTCGGTGGATTTTTTGCCGACGTTTGCGAAGCTGGCGGGGGCGGATTTGCCGGATTATACGATTGATGGGGTCGATGTTTGGGATATTGTGACGTGCCAGCCGGGTGCGACGAATTCGCATGTGTATTATCCGGTGTCAACCGGGCGAACTTTCGATGGGGTGGTCAGTGGGGACGGCAAGTGGAAGTTGCATTTGCCACACGATTATCGCACGCTTGTGGAAGCGGGCAATGACGGAGCGCCAGGGGAATACAAGACCGCGCATATCGAGTTGTCGCTTTTTGATATGGAAAACGATCCCTACGAGACGACGAATGTGATTGACGAGTATCCCGATGTGGCGCAAGAGCTCAAGGCTTTGGCTGAAAAGCATCGGGATATGTGGTGGGTGGAGAGGAATTAA
- a CDS encoding phytanoyl-CoA dioxygenase family protein: MGISGKEWSPTLTEKETVMFDLKGYILFPAVLSDDEMAPIVEQCEKLRTDRDSLPPEARCLPGGPASKLIDHPAIMRVLHTVIDDETEKIRLEGAFLSYRFKGDNHRGWTPHAGGKSVNPNYSYQYHDGRIYSGMTRVVWELNGVEKGKGGTAFIPGSHKSNYRKKLPLFDDPDSGVWDTYGCPPGSLLVFSEAVRHTSCVWTQDMPRMALFYAYNHINVRHHKPGFTDEMLNSLSPEHRRFFSEVYHPQFDGDEWKRRLNR, translated from the coding sequence ATGGGTATTTCGGGAAAAGAATGGTCGCCGACTTTGACGGAGAAAGAAACCGTGATGTTTGACCTGAAGGGGTATATTCTTTTTCCGGCTGTTTTGAGCGATGATGAGATGGCGCCGATTGTGGAACAGTGTGAGAAATTGCGTACCGATAGAGATTCTCTGCCGCCCGAGGCGCGTTGTTTGCCGGGTGGTCCCGCGTCGAAATTAATCGATCATCCGGCGATTATGCGGGTGTTGCATACGGTTATCGACGATGAGACTGAGAAGATCCGCCTGGAAGGAGCGTTTTTGTCTTATCGTTTTAAGGGAGATAATCACAGGGGATGGACGCCGCATGCCGGGGGTAAGTCCGTGAATCCCAATTATAGCTATCAGTACCACGATGGTCGGATTTATTCCGGGATGACGAGGGTGGTTTGGGAATTAAATGGTGTGGAGAAGGGAAAAGGAGGGACAGCGTTTATTCCGGGGAGCCACAAGTCCAATTACAGGAAAAAGCTGCCTTTGTTCGACGATCCCGATTCGGGGGTGTGGGATACGTATGGCTGTCCGCCGGGTTCTCTGCTGGTTTTTTCCGAGGCTGTGCGCCATACGTCTTGTGTTTGGACGCAGGATATGCCGCGGATGGCTCTGTTTTATGCTTATAATCACATCAATGTGCGCCATCACAAACCCGGGTTTACTGATGAGATGCTCAATTCACTTTCGCCAGAACACCGTCGGTTTTTCAGCGAGGTGTATCACCCGCAATTTGATGGCGATGAATGGAAAAGGCGTCTGAATCGTTGA
- a CDS encoding phytanoyl-CoA dioxygenase family protein — translation MATISEEATSRVTEDDVAFYRENGYLVIPDALTPEEVEILRAETTALCRGERGDIGNLPAISSDDTDDDVIKRILCIHHVHRISPIMYDALSHPTMVDGLTSVIGPNVKCMQSMLFIKSAGKPGQAWHQDEIYIPTRDRSLTGGWFALDDATTENGCLWVIPGSHKRGILWPQHVQHDKRFDCAHETFRFPYTDDDAIPVEVKTGALVFFHGYLLHRSFPNRAKSGFRRVLVNHYMSAESLLPWRNLKPGERMATADMREIIMIAGEDPYAYKGTKITGQPHVRTAGDGGCGDGRQDLRS, via the coding sequence ATGGCAACCATCTCCGAAGAAGCCACCTCCCGCGTCACCGAAGACGACGTGGCTTTTTACCGCGAAAATGGATACCTCGTAATCCCCGATGCACTCACCCCCGAAGAAGTCGAAATCCTGCGCGCCGAAACCACTGCCCTGTGCCGCGGGGAGCGCGGCGACATAGGCAATTTACCAGCCATCTCGTCCGACGACACCGACGACGACGTGATCAAGCGCATCCTGTGTATCCACCACGTACACAGAATCTCGCCCATCATGTACGACGCGTTATCCCATCCCACAATGGTCGATGGCCTCACCAGCGTCATCGGACCCAATGTCAAATGCATGCAATCCATGCTCTTCATCAAAAGCGCGGGAAAACCCGGACAAGCATGGCATCAGGATGAAATCTACATCCCCACCCGCGACCGGTCGCTCACGGGCGGCTGGTTTGCCCTTGACGATGCCACCACTGAAAACGGCTGCTTGTGGGTCATTCCCGGCTCGCACAAACGCGGCATATTGTGGCCCCAACACGTACAGCACGACAAGCGCTTTGACTGCGCCCATGAAACCTTCCGATTCCCCTACACAGATGACGACGCCATCCCCGTCGAAGTCAAAACAGGCGCGCTCGTCTTCTTTCACGGCTACCTGCTCCATCGCTCGTTTCCCAACCGCGCCAAATCCGGCTTCCGTCGCGTACTCGTCAACCACTACATGAGCGCGGAATCCCTCCTCCCCTGGCGCAATTTGAAACCCGGTGAGCGCATGGCAACCGCAGACATGCGAGAAATCATCATGATCGCAGGCGAAGACCCTTATGCGTACAAAGGCACCAAAATAACGGGACAACCACATGTGCGCACGGCTGGCGATGGCGGATGCGGCGACGGCAGACAAGATTTACGATCCTGA